The DNA sequence GACTTCCCGCCGTTCGATTCGATCCAGGCCGAACACGTCCGTCCTGGAATCCGTGCGCTGCTCAAGCAATCGGTGCGTGTTTTTGAATTTCTCGTATTCGCGTTTTTCTGTGttgattgaattgaattgttGCGCGTTGGAATTTCGAGTTAATTGGATTGGAGGAATTTGTAGGAATCTGATCTGGCGGAACTGGAGAGGACGGTGGAACCGACGTGGCCCAAGTTAGTGGAGCCGCTGGAGAGGTTAATCGACCGTATGGCTGTGGTTTGGGGCGCTGTTTCGCATCTCAAGGCCGTCAAAGATAACGCCGATCTCCGTTCCGCCATAGAAGAAGTCCAGGTGCATATACGGATTAAATGCAACTTTATGTACGTATGTGTGTATTCAGTTGATAACATGATTTGTATGTTGTTTTCTTGCTTTGGCTTTTGTAGCCGGAAAAAGTGGCATTTGAGCTTAAGTTAGGTCAGAGCAAGCCTATCTACAATGCCTTCAAAGCTATTAGAGAATCTCCTGATTGGGAGAAGCTCAGTGACGCTCGCAAACGGATAGTTGAAGGTGCATTGAAACACCTGTATTTACTATGATTTTTGGAGATATTTGGATTCAGACGAGATGTGATTTTGCTTAGTTCATTCTTTTATAATTAGGATGTTTATATTGGCATTCTGATCTTGATGACCTTCTCGTTCATCAATTTCTGCAGCACAAATAAAGGAGGCTGTGTTGAATGGTGTTGCACTTGAAGATGATAAAAGGGAGGAGTTCAACAAGATTGAACAGGTATCCTCTACAAAATATGTGATCGTGAATGAACTTGGCTGTGTTTATTATGCTATTGTTTATCCTCATGGGATTCCAAGTGTTCATCGTTGCTTGTGTGCACAATGCTATGCACTCCAGCATATCCATTTTTAAAGCAGAACCAATGTAACTATGATCATGAAATGTGGATGGAATGTGCATATTATTACTCTTAGTTTTACAAATATCTGTTGCATAGTATGCCAATATCTGCACATTTGGAACTTTTTCTGCTAAAAATAATTACCTTTTCGTCTGTTGAATTGTTGCAGGAATTGGCTAAACTCTCACAAAAGTTTGGGGAGAATGTTTTGGATTCGacaaagaaatttgaaaaattaataacagATAAGAAAGATATCGAAGGTTTGCCAGCTACTGCTCTCGGACTGGGTGCACAAACAGCAGTGACTAAGGTACTTACATTGGATGATTGATTTGGTTATACCTctatctttttatttgatatgttATCACTTATCAATTAGGCGGTCTtgcttattttcatttttgcaatGTAAACAGGGACATGAAAATGCCACTACAGAGAATGGGCCTTGGATAATTACTTTGGATGCTCCTAGTTTTATGGCTGTTATGCAGCATGCTAAGAATAGAACCTTACGTGAGGAAGTCTATCGTGCCTATATAAGTCGTGCTTCTAGTGGTGATCTGGATAACACAGCAATCATTGACCAGATTTTGAAGCTTAGATTGGAGAAGGCTAAGCTTCTTGGATATAATAACTACGCAGAGGTATGattcttattttctatataactATCTGTAGAAATTCCTAATGGGGCGATCTTTATCAGGTAAGTATGGCCAGCAAGATGGCAACTGTTAATAAGGCAGAAGAACTCCTTGAAAAACTTCGATCTGCATCCTGGAATTCTGCAGTTCAAGGTAGTATGATTCTTAACACATAAATTTTGGAATGTAGCGACATAGTATCTCTTTGCCTTTAAAGGGAGACTTTTATAGGAAGATTTTACATTGACATTGTTGTTTGGCCTGGCAGATATGGAAGACCTCAAAGCTTTCTCAAAGAGTCAAGGTGCTCCAGAAGCTGACGACTTAAATCATTGGGATACTAGCTTTTGGAGTGAGAGACTTCGTGAATCGAAGTACGAAATAAATGAGGTGAGTTGGTGGATCTATCAATTCTCTCAAAAAGACTAGTTTGAATTGTAGTCTGTAGAAAATGCAAAAGCATGCAGCGTCTTTGTCTTTTATGCAATGTTGTCAATCTCGGTATGGCGGCTTATGGCGATCTACCCGAAAACAGCCATAGGGATATGGCATATCGGTATGGCGGGATATGGCGGtcaagaattaaataaataaaataatacttatataaattattatgtttaatccaaaaattagaaactaataaaaatataacatctaaaacttttaaaacaattaataaagcaTAAAATGATGGTGGAAATATGatttactttatatattttaacttaattaattatctttttaatttaaaattgggCCAAGTATGGGTCAATGGGTCGGCCTGTAAGGGTTAATTGGGCCGGTCTGTAAGGGTTAATTGGGCCAGTCTCTAGTTATTGGGCTGAATagtcaaaagataaaaaagtcaaaattggattaaaaattcaaagataGAAAGTTAAAATTGGatttaaaaagtcaaaattagagataaaaaaagtcaaaataagaGGTAAATAGTCAAAATCAACGCCATGGCGCCCGTGGCGGCCGCCACGGAAAAATGTCATAAATCGGCGTGGCGATAGCGTTTCAATCGCAGAATGCTATGTAATAGCGCCATATCTCCTCTATATCCGCTATTTGACAACATGGCTTTTATGAAATACTCTGCTTGCTTTCATTCAGATACTCTTCCGCTATTTATATGTTCCTTTGCGCTTCCTGCAAAGAGATGCTGCatgattatttattcatatttttgtttgccAAGTAAGTTCTGCTTACTGCTTATGTTAGAAAAGGAACTCCTTACAGTAATGTATTCCTCAATGCTAGTTATCATTCTTTGATCGTTAATCTTATCTGAATAAATTTAGTCTGCtgtcataaatatttttgatgaatatttattttatgttggTACTTTGTTAGTCACTCTGTGTTTGCTCTGTGCTTTCGTAAATAGTGTACTTGTGTAGAATTCGAATTTAGAAGCTATAGTGACAGTTTTTTGTGCATCTTCTTTATGGCAGAACTTTGATTGCTTTTAGTATGATTCAATATGCTTCCTATCTACCTACTTACTTCTGCTGAATATTCAATCTGATCACGTTTAGTGAATTCAACAGGAAGAGTTGAGACCTTACTTTTCTTTGCCAAAAGTTATGGATGGTCTTTTCAGTCTGGCAAACAAGTTGTTTGGGATCACTGTTGAGCCTGCAGACGGTTTAGCTCCAGTAAGATACTTTCTGTATCTATGTTTTAAGATCAGAGCGAGCTTGTCTGATGATGCATGGGGTTGTCACTAAcagaatatattttctctgtaGGTTTGGATAAATGATGTTCGTTTTTATCGTGTCAAAGCTTCTTCAGGTAACCCTATTGCATACTTCTATTTTGATCCATATTCTCGCCCTTCTGAGAAACGAGGAGGAGCATGGATGGATGAAGTAGTTAGCCGAAGTCGTGTCATGTCGCGAGATGGCTCCTCTCCTAGGTTGCCTGTTGCCCACATGGTGTGCAACCAAATGCCACCTGTAGGGGACAAGCCAAGCCTTATGACATTCCGTGAGGTATGCACATGTTTCTTGTACTACCAACTAGAAGATTTgtacggatggagtataagtTATTACAGTTTGTGATTGGACTGTGTTACTCTGCTAGTGGCAGCTACTCCAATTTGTGGACTAAGCATGAagtattaatgaaatttagtTAACACTTGCCTGTCctaaatttgttatatatatacccCCTCAAGTTACATATTAATATGCTATGGCATGAAATCTTTCCCATTATTGACAAACATATGTGAAAtgattttggagaaaaatttgaaagtcTGAACTCTGAAGTCCTGGTGCTATTCTTTGTTTTAACTACtctttatgtgattgattctCACTCACGGTACTTGTAGGTTGAGACCGTATTCCATGAATT is a window from the Salvia hispanica cultivar TCC Black 2014 chromosome 1, UniMelb_Shisp_WGS_1.0, whole genome shotgun sequence genome containing:
- the LOC125201021 gene encoding probable cytosolic oligopeptidase A; this translates as MASFISLTRSIHFQPVCLIKPPSLRPRFPFYPRLPLKSRPCPLWSSSFSLCLLRTRNPINRTHLAPSRPSVRSFCASPLSDVAEMAEIDTNPLLNDFDFPPFDSIQAEHVRPGIRALLKQSESDLAELERTVEPTWPKLVEPLERLIDRMAVVWGAVSHLKAVKDNADLRSAIEEVQPEKVAFELKLGQSKPIYNAFKAIRESPDWEKLSDARKRIVEAQIKEAVLNGVALEDDKREEFNKIEQELAKLSQKFGENVLDSTKKFEKLITDKKDIEGLPATALGLGAQTAVTKGHENATTENGPWIITLDAPSFMAVMQHAKNRTLREEVYRAYISRASSGDLDNTAIIDQILKLRLEKAKLLGYNNYAEVSMASKMATVNKAEELLEKLRSASWNSAVQDMEDLKAFSKSQGAPEADDLNHWDTSFWSERLRESKYEINEEELRPYFSLPKVMDGLFSLANKLFGITVEPADGLAPVWINDVRFYRVKASSGNPIAYFYFDPYSRPSEKRGGAWMDEVVSRSRVMSRDGSSPRLPVAHMVCNQMPPVGDKPSLMTFREVETVFHEFGHALQHMLTKQDEGLVAGIRNVEWDAVELPSQFMENWCYHRDTLMSIGKHYETGESIPDAIYKKLLAARTFRAGSLSLRQLRFATLDLELHTKYVPGGSESIFHVDRRVSEKTQVLPPLPEDKFLCSFSHIFAGGYAAGYYSYKWAEVLSADAFSAFEDAGLNDDKAVKETGNRFRETVLALGGGKAPLEVFVEFRGREPSPEALLRHNGLLQVA